In the genome of Massilia sp. UMI-21, the window CAGATCACCGATCGCAGCAAGGACGTGATCAAGTCCGGCGGCGAGTGGATCGGCTCGATCGACCTGGAGAACATCGCCATGGCGCATCCGGCGGTGCTGCAGGCGGCCTGCATCGGCGTGACCCATCCGAAGTGGGGGGAGCGGCCGCTGCTGGTGGTGGTCCGGCGTCCCGGCGCCGCGCTGGCGCGCGAGGAACTGCTGGCTTTCTTCGAAGGGAAGGTGGCGAAGTGGTGGATCCCGGACGACGTGGTGTTCGCCGAGGCGCTGCCGGTGGGCGGCACCGGCAAGATCCAGAAGAACAAGCTGCGCGACACCTACGGGGCGCACCGCTTGCCGGGCGCCTGAGTAGTGAGCTCAGGCCTGCGGCACCCGGTTGACCAGCGGCTCGCCGCGTTCGAAGGCGCTGATGCTGTCGATCGTGGTCTGCATGATCTGCCCGACCGCCTCGACGGTGAAGAAGGCCTGGTGACCGGTGACGATCACGTTCGGGAAGGACACCAGGCGCTGGATGGTGTCGTCGCAGATGATGGTCGAGGACAGGTCCTGGAAGAACAGGTTCGCCTCCTGTTCATAGACGTCGATCGCCAGGCCGCCGAGCTGTCCGCTCTTGAGCGCATCGATGGCGGCGTCGGTATCGACCAGGCCGCCCCGGCTGGTGTTGACCAGGATGCCGCCGCGCTTGACCCGTGCCAGGTTGTGCGCGTTGATGATGTAGCGGGTCGATTCCAATAGCGGGCAGTGCAGAGAGACCACGTCGCTGCGCGCGAGTAGCTCGTCCACCTCGACATAGCTGCCGCCGCACTCGGCGAAGGCCGGGTCCGGGTGCGGGTCGTGGCCGAGGATGGTGCAGCCGAAGCCGGCCATGATGCGCGCGAAAATCGCGCCGATCTTGCCGGTGCCGACCACGCCGACGGTCTTGCCGTGCAGGTCGAAGCCCATCAGGCCTTCCAGGTCAAAATTGCCGTCGCG includes:
- a CDS encoding 2-hydroxyacid dehydrogenase, translated to MKTAVFSARRYDKTMLARANDGAGHELHFFEDRLTASTASLAQGCEAVCVFVNDGVDAEVLATLARQGTRLVATRSTGYNQIDVVAAARHGIAVVRVTDYSPHSVAEFAVGLLLAVNRKIARASARTRDGNFDLEGLMGFDLHGKTVGVVGTGKIGAIFARIMAGFGCTILGHDPHPDPAFAECGGSYVEVDELLARSDVVSLHCPLLESTRYIINAHNLARVKRGGILVNTSRGGLVDTDAAIDALKSGQLGGLAIDVYEQEANLFFQDLSSTIICDDTIQRLVSFPNVIVTGHQAFFTVEAVGQIMQTTIDSISAFERGEPLVNRVPQA